In the Bartonella apihabitans genome, GAAACAAGAGAGCAATTCCGTGTTCTTTTTCTTGATAAAAAAAATGGATTGATTGCTGATGAAATCCAGCAAATCGGCACTATTGATCACACACCTGTCTACCCAAGAGAAGTGGTCAAACGTGCGTTACAACTTTCTGCATCGGCGCTTGTTCTTGTTCATAACCATCCGTCAGGTGACCCCTCGCCTTCTCGCGACGACATCTCGATGACACATATGATCAAAGATGTTGCAAATGCCTTGGGCATAGCAGTGCATGATCATATCATCATCGCTCGCAATGGTTATGTGAGCTTTCGCGCAAAGAAACTTCTCTGAAGCATAAATGAAAAACAAGCCGCTAACGAATGTCAGCGGCATTATGCAAGAAATTTATTCGCTTGCGAGGATATTAATGATCAACATTTCGACTATTCGTCGAGATCGATATCAAGAATTGCCATCGAAAAATTGTAAGACAATTCGCCTTCATCCTCGTCACGATAAATCACCCCGAGAAACTCATCGTCAAGATAGAGCTCACAAGAATCATCCTTACGAGGTCTGGGTTTTACCTGCAGTGACCGGTTTTGAAATTTGCGCTTAAAGTAGCCATCAAGTTTCTTGATTTCATCAGGCTTCACAGCGATCTCCTAAAAATTGCAATCGTTAAACAAAATGCCAGATAAGGTACAACCTCGCTTCTGTAAAGGCGCGGGTCTGTCATTTTACTCATTAATTGATTGATCCATGCTTAGTGCCGGTTCGTTATCTGCTATTTTTCCAACCACCTTTGCCGGCACACCAGCTACTGTACTATACGCCGCAACTGGTTTTAGAACAACAGAACAAGCCGCAATCTTTGCGCAATCGCCCACCGTAATATTGCCGAGAACTTTTGCACCCGCACCAATCAGAACACCGTGACCGATTTTAGGATGCCGATCGCCGGACTCTTTACCTGTTCCGCCCAACGTCACATCCTGCAACATGGAAACATTATCGCCAATGATCGCTGTTTCTCCAACAACAAGGCCTGTTGCGTGGTCCAGAAAAATCCCTTTGCCTATACGGGCTGCTGGATGAATATCTGTCTGGAACACCGATGACGACCGCCCCTGTAAAAATAGAGCGAGATCTTTTCTACCTTTGATCCATAGACTATGAGCAAAACGATGCGCCTCTATAGCCAAAAACCCTTTTAGATAAAGTACCGGCTCCATAAAGCGATTGCATGCCGGATCACGATGGAACACTGCGGATATATCACTGGTGATAATATCTTCCAGATGATCCATCATATCTATCTGTTCGATAAATATCTGCGACAACAATTCTTCATTGAGTTCGCGCGTCCAAAGCCGTGCTGCAACCCTTCCGGCGATCATTTCCGACAAATTGGCGCGGTCGAGGATTGCATGTTGAAAGAATTCACCTAAAGCTGGATCCTGTTCCAACGCTTCCATTGCTTCTTGTTTGATATTTTTTAAAAGTAAGGCGGGGTCGATAGCTTCACCCTTTTGTTCACAGCAAGGCAATTTTCTTAACCTTCTCTTTTGCGGGCAAAATGTTTGCCCTGTCCATACTCATTATCAAGCAACGGGATAGCGCGCCAAAAAATTGATGACACCCTTTTTATAGACAGGATCACCAACTGCCAACATGTGATCTCTGTTCGGAATTATTAAAGCTTCTCCATGAGGCAGCAAAGCCACAAGAGGTTCAGCTTCTCCGGATATCTCGTCCAGAGTACCAACAGCTACCAATGCCGGTTGTTTTATCGAGTGGACTTCGGCTGCTGTCAATTCCTGTTTTGAGGTAATGACACAAGCTGCGAGTGCCTTCCGGTCGCTTTTCGTCCTGTCAGCGAACTTTCTGAACATCAGCCCCCGTTTATTGGTAATCGTCGAAATATCTTCTGCCAAAAGTGCTTCCGCCACGGGCTCCCAGTTTCCTGCACCGGTCACCATGCCAATGCCTAGCCCACCGAAGATAGCACTATTAACATAATCGGGATAAAGAATAGACATATAGGCTGTGATTCTTGCTCCCATGGAATAGCCCATAACTTGCGCCTTTTTGATCTTGAGATGATCAAGAAGTGCTACAGCATCTCCTGCCATTGCTTGTGGCGTATAAACAGCAGGATCATGGCTCTTATCGGAAAAACCATGTCCACGATTATCAATCGCTATAACCCGATAGCCAGCTTCGTTCAGCGCACGAAACCACCCCGGTGCATACCAGTTAACATATGAAGACGAGGCAAAACCGTGGATTAATAAAACCGGTTCACCGACCCCCTCTTCCCGATAAGCTAGTTTGAACCCGTCATGATGGAAATATTGTACGTCTTCTGCACTCATGTCTAATCCACTTTACATTCACCACATATAGCCGGATGGATGACTTTTTGACCAACCTTTATGTCGTTTTTTCGGACTTCACCAGCATTAAGTTCGATTGTAAAGGCAGCCGCCACATGTGATGACACAATTTTCGTTGAGTATGGTACTGCATTTTCCGCAATCGATACAATGACTCCCTTGTCATCAAGGAACACCATATCGAGTGGTATCGGTGTATTGGCCATCCACATTGTAACAATGCGAATATCCGGAAAAACGAATAACATAGCTCTATTGGAAGGGAAATCCTTCCGGTACATCAGTCCGGCTTCATTCTCTTCCGGAGTCTTGGCAACTTCGACATTATAAGAGACTTTACCAGTGTCGGTCACTATAACGAGCGGTACTCTGTCGACAGGTAAACGCATTGGTTCCTGAGCATAGACCCCTTGCCCCATCGTAAATAACAAAAAAATAAAACCCGCAACCAGACTTTTCATGAAAGGAAACTCCCCAAAAACTTGCGAGTCTTTTAACAGCTATAATTTTGTGGAAATATGTTACCCGAAAAATTAAATTTTAATGCGTCGGGAATGGTATAGCAATATCCGGATGGATTTCCGCAGCCATAAGGCCTTTTTCACCCCGACCGTAACGTACCAGAACAACCTGACCGGGACGCAATTCGGCAAGACCAAAACGCCGCAAGGTTTCCATATGGATGAAAATATCTTCCGTCCCTTCACCCCGCGTCAGAAAGCCAAATCCTTTCTCCCGATTGAACCATTTCACAATTGCACGTTCCAAGCCGCTTTCCGGTGTCACCACGATATGGGTACGTGCAGGCAATTCCGACGGGTGAACAGCGGTAGACAGGTCTATCGATTTAACCTGAATGCACTGCAATCCACGTTCGCCTTTCTTGACCATGCAAACAATACGTGCACCTTCGAGCGCTGTATGGAAACCGTCACGTCTCATTACAGTCACATGAAGCAGGATATCCGGAACACCGGCAATATCCGGAACGATGAAACCATAGCCTTTGCTTACATCGAACCATTTGATGCTGCCACTTATTTCGACAACATCTGTTGCTGCTGTTTCAGAACTATCTTGAGATGGAAGAAAGCCTTCCATTATTTCGTCACTCGCCATAATTCTCACAGTCCTATTGATAGTCATTAATCACGTATGATTCTCTTTACGACCAGTTAATATAGCTCGGTCCTAGTGGCGCAAGTCCCCTTAACAAGATTTCCCCAAATAGTAGAAGCATTGTGACAAGAAATCTTTTTCGACCATTTTTACATCGATTGCGATATTCACATCGGCTTCAAAAAACGTTAAAATTTTTTTCGAGAGAAAGTGAGAAACAAAATGCGCTACCTACATACTATGGTTCGGGTCAAAGACCTCGAGCAATCACTCCATTTCTATTGTACCATATTCGGGTTAACGGAAACCCGTCGCATCGAAAATGAAAAAGGGCGTTTTACCCTTGTCTATCTGGCTGCACCCAGTGACATAAATTCGGCTAAAAATAGGCATTCTCCGGAACTCGAGCTTACCTATAATTGGGATAAGGAAGATTATCACGGCGGGCGCAATTTTGGTCATCTCGCTTATGAAGTGGACAATATCTACGAAACTTGCAAACATCTATCGGAGCAGGGAATCATTATCAATCGTCCACCGCGTGACGGACATATGGCTTTTATAAAATCGCCTGACGGTATATCCATCGAATTACTGCAAAAAGGCGAAAAAC is a window encoding:
- a CDS encoding DUF3126 family protein, with protein sequence MKPDEIKKLDGYFKRKFQNRSLQVKPRPRKDDSCELYLDDEFLGVIYRDEDEGELSYNFSMAILDIDLDE
- the cysE gene encoding serine O-acetyltransferase, with translation MPCCEQKGEAIDPALLLKNIKQEAMEALEQDPALGEFFQHAILDRANLSEMIAGRVAARLWTRELNEELLSQIFIEQIDMMDHLEDIITSDISAVFHRDPACNRFMEPVLYLKGFLAIEAHRFAHSLWIKGRKDLALFLQGRSSSVFQTDIHPAARIGKGIFLDHATGLVVGETAIIGDNVSMLQDVTLGGTGKESGDRHPKIGHGVLIGAGAKVLGNITVGDCAKIAACSVVLKPVAAYSTVAGVPAKVVGKIADNEPALSMDQSINE
- a CDS encoding alpha/beta fold hydrolase, producing MSAEDVQYFHHDGFKLAYREEGVGEPVLLIHGFASSSYVNWYAPGWFRALNEAGYRVIAIDNRGHGFSDKSHDPAVYTPQAMAGDAVALLDHLKIKKAQVMGYSMGARITAYMSILYPDYVNSAIFGGLGIGMVTGAGNWEPVAEALLAEDISTITNKRGLMFRKFADRTKSDRKALAACVITSKQELTAAEVHSIKQPALVAVGTLDEISGEAEPLVALLPHGEALIIPNRDHMLAVGDPVYKKGVINFLARYPVA
- a CDS encoding DUF192 domain-containing protein, which translates into the protein MKSLVAGFIFLLFTMGQGVYAQEPMRLPVDRVPLVIVTDTGKVSYNVEVAKTPEENEAGLMYRKDFPSNRAMLFVFPDIRIVTMWMANTPIPLDMVFLDDKGVIVSIAENAVPYSTKIVSSHVAAAFTIELNAGEVRKNDIKVGQKVIHPAICGECKVD
- a CDS encoding cold-shock protein — protein: MASDEIMEGFLPSQDSSETAATDVVEISGSIKWFDVSKGYGFIVPDIAGVPDILLHVTVMRRDGFHTALEGARIVCMVKKGERGLQCIQVKSIDLSTAVHPSELPARTHIVVTPESGLERAIVKWFNREKGFGFLTRGEGTEDIFIHMETLRRFGLAELRPGQVVLVRYGRGEKGLMAAEIHPDIAIPFPTH
- a CDS encoding VOC family protein; its protein translation is MRYLHTMVRVKDLEQSLHFYCTIFGLTETRRIENEKGRFTLVYLAAPSDINSAKNRHSPELELTYNWDKEDYHGGRNFGHLAYEVDNIYETCKHLSEQGIIINRPPRDGHMAFIKSPDGISIELLQKGEKLAPQEPWASMNNTGTW